GATTTGATCCACATGGTTCTTCCGCAGTTGAAGAACGAGATCGTTGGCCTCCGGCCCGTACATCTTGTGCGGCGACGTGACGATGGTCTTTCCGTCATCGATGTATTTCTTGTATTGCGGCATGAAATCGGCGCCCGAGTTTTCAAAGCCGTCCATGGTGTATTGGCTGGGGCGGTCGAACATGCCGATCGCGTGCATGAGCTTTTCCAGCGCTCCCTCGAAACGCCATCCCTTATCGGTAGGATAATAATAGTGTGGCGATACCGCGACGGTCAGGTTGGCGGCTTTGGCGGCGGCGAACAGGCGGTCAATATTGGCCACCGTGTTGTGCTCGGTCACGCTCTCTCCGACGACGCCCCATGTCACGCCATCGGGGCTCAAGAAATCGATCTGCGGGTCGGTGATCACCAGCGCCGTGCGCGGCAGGTCGAGCTTCATGTCCGATGGCGGCAGGGCCGGATTGTCCGGCGGTGCATAGGGATCGCCCGCGGCATGGGCGGAAGTCGGGGCGATCGAACCTGCCGCCAGCGCGCCTGTCGCAGCCGCTACGGCCACTCCACCGGTGAGAACTTTCCGCCGGCTTATGCCTTCATCTTTGAGCTCTGGATCTTTTTTATCGCTACTGCACATTTACTTCCCTTCCGATTGTGTAATTCCGAATCGTCTCTCCTGGTAACATTGGGCTGATCGGTCCGCAATCGGCGTCACAATGCTGTAACGCATGCTCATAGTTTAGTGAGAATCAAAGAGCGTTGAGAAAGGCGGATAATTCAGCCGGCGCATCCAACATCTCTCGCAAGCGATCGGGCGTGTGGCCGGCGGCGCGCAATTCCTGCAACGTCAAAGCGCGGTCGCGCTTGGCGAAGCGCCGACCCGACGCATCGCGCAACAGCGCGTGGTGCGAATATTCGGGCGTGTCGAGGCCGAGGAGCGCCTGCAACAGGCGATGAATATGGGTGGCCCCGAACAAATCTTCGCCTCGCGTAACCAGGGTGACGCCCTGCAGATGATCGTCGAGGGTCACCGCAAGATGGTAGCTGTTCGGCGTGTCCTTGCGCGCCAACACCACGTCGCCCAGAGGCGCCGGATCGGCGGCGATATCGCCGCGTCCCTGCTCATGCCAGGTCAATGCGCCAGCCGCGGCAACGGCTGACGCCATATCGAGACGGAGCGCATGCGGCACACCGGCGGCCATGCGCTCGGCCCGAACGGCAGCCGAGAGGGCACGGCAGGTGCCGGGATAGATGGGGCCCTCTGGGCCATGCGGCGCTGCGCCGGCGCGGGCGATCTCGGCGCGGATGTCACGGCGTGAACAAAAACACGGATAGATCAGACCCTCTGCCTCTAGAGTTTCGAGCGCCTTTCGGTAATCCGCCAAATGCTCTGATTGGCGGCGCACCGGCTGTTCCCATGCGAGGCCGAGCCAGGCGAGATCCTCTCGAATGGCGTCTTCGAATTGCGGCCGGCAGCGCGCCACATCGATGTCCTCGATGCGCAGCAGAAACCGCCCGCCCGGACCCTCCGCCGCGGTGGCGGCGATCAGAGCCGAATAGGCGTGGCCTAAATGCAGATAGCCTGACGGGCTGGGCGCGAAGCGGGTGACTGGAGGCATCCCCGGCGCTCGCACTGCCGATGCTATACGGCGCCGCTTTGGCGGAGCGCGGCGATGGCGGTATCGTCGAGGCCGAGCCATTCCTCCAACACTTCATCGGTATGCTCACCGAGCAACGGCGCGGCGCGCGGATAGTCTACTGGCGAAGCGGAGAAGCGAATCGGATTTCCGGCATATTCCACATCAACTCCGAGCGCATGGGGTATTTTGACGCGCATGCCGCGCGCCTTAATCTGCGGATCGTCGAACACCCGGTCGAGCGTGTTGATCGGTCCGCAGGGCACGCCGGCGGGCTGCAATTCGGCCAGCCAATCGTCGAGATCGCGCATGGCTGTGATGCCGCCAACAATCGCCACCACGGCCTCGCGATGTTGCACCCGCAAGGTGTTCGTCTTGAAGCGCTCGTCTTGCATGAGCTCGGCGCGCCCGGCAACTTCCAGAAACTTGGCCAATTGGCTGTTGTTGCCAATGCCGAGAATCATATGGCCGTCGCGCGCCGGAAAAACGCCATAGGGCACAATATTCTGATGCGCGTTGCCGGCGCGCCGCGGCACGTCACCACCGACCAGATAATTCATTGCCTGATTGGCAAGCCAGGCGACTTGAGTATCCAGGAGGGCGAGATCGATATATTGGCCGGCGCCGGATTTCTCGCGCCACGCCAGAGCGGCCAAGACTGCGACCGTGGCGTACATACCGGTCATCAAATCAGCCACCGCGACGCCGCCTTTCTGCGGCCCGCCGCCGGGCAAATCGTCACGCTCGCCGGTGAGACTCATGAATCCACCAGCGCCTTGAATAATCATGTCGTAACCGGCGCGGGCGGCGTAAGGGCCGGTTTGGCCGAAGCCGGTGATCGAGCAATAGATCAGCCGCGGATTGCTCGCTTTCAGGCTATTATAATCGAGGCCGTATTTGGCCAGGCCGCCGGCCTTATAATTTTCCAACAGGATGTCGGCACGCCCGGCCAGGGCGGCGCAGGTTTCTTGTCCCTCGGGTTTTGATATATCCAGGGTAAGCGAGCGCTTGGCGCGATTCGCCGACATATAATAGGCTGCCTCGCCGGTCTCGTTGCCGGCGGCGTCCTTAAGATAGGGCGGACCCCAGCCGCGTGTATCGTCGCCCACATCAGGACGCTCGACCTTCACCACATCGGCGCCAAAATCAGCCAGCAATTGCCCCGACCACGGGCCGGCCAAGACCCGGCTCATGTCAAGTACGCGCAGCCCCGAGAGCGGGCCGGTGCGCGCTGAAGAAGAAAACGAGTTGGACATTTTGGCAACTCCGGTAGCGATCTAAAACGGGCGATAACCTATCCCGTCGACGCGCCCGGGCCAAGCTCGCCGACGCCCGAACCGGGGGATTGACCCTTGCCTGTCATCCAGCGGTGCTTATGATGATAGGCGGAATACCATCACCGTTTCGTTGAGAAGCGTATCGCGATGAAGGGAGTAAGCGTGTCGACGCCGCTTGAGTCCTGCCACGCCTTGGTACTGAACGCCGATTATCGGCCGCTCAGCTATTTTCCGCTTTCGCTCTGGCCGTGGCAGTATGCGGTTAAAGCGGCCTTTCTCGAGCGCGTGAATATCGTTTCGGAATATGATGTCGCGGTGCATTCGCCGAGCTGCGAAATCCGCCTACCCAGCGTCATCGCGCTCAAGCAATATGTACCGCTCGCCAGGCGCCCGGCATTCACGCGCTTCAATGTTTTTTTGCGCGATCGCTTCTCCTGCCAATATTGCAATAGGCGGTTTGCCGTCGAAGATCTGACCTTCGACCACGTCGTGCCACGATCACGCGGCGGACACACCAGTTGGGACAATGTCGTGGCGGCATGCAGCATTTGTAATCTTGCCAAGGGCAACCGGATGCCGAACGAATGCGGTCTGCATCCGCACTACGCGCCGCGCCCGCCAACCACGCATGATCTGCATGAAGCCGGCCGAGAATTTCCGCCGCGCTTCTTGCATCAAAGCTGGCGCGATTATCTCTATTGGGATTCCGAACTGGAAGAACACTGACGCTGCCGCGTCGTCAGGCGCGTGCCGCTAGATCCTCTCCGAAAGCCAGATCGCAAGACGCGTGCCACGCTTGACCGCGGCGCTGAGCGGCTCGAATCCCGGCGCCATTTCCGCTTCATGCGCCAACCCGATCTCCTTATGCCGGCTTTCCTCGGCGCCGAACTCGATCAGCGTTTCACGTAATTCCTTTTCGTCGTCGCCGAGCTTATCGACTTGCGCCGCATAATGTTCTTCGATCACCTCTTCAACCGCGGCTGTGCACGCCATTGCCGCGCGCGGGCCCAACAGCGCACTGCCCGCGCCAAGCGCGAAACCGGCGGCATGCCAGAACGGCGCCAGAAGGGTCGGCCTGACGCGCCGCTCGCGCAGCAACCGATCGAAAGTCTCCAGATGCTTGCGTTCGGCATCGGCCATTTCGCGAATGACCGGCGCCACGGCATCGCGCCCGAGCACGGCGAGCTGGCCTTCATAGATGCGCGCGGCGCCATATTCGCCGGCATGATCAACGCGGAGGATTCGCTCGATGGTCTGTTCCGGCCCAAGATCGCCGGGCAACCGGTCGTCACCGGTGCGCGCCGGGCGCGAGGCTCGCTCAACGGCTTGCTCTGCGGCTTGCTCTGGCACTCGCTCTGCGTCGTCCGTCATTTGGCGCGCTCCATCATAAATGCAGCATATAGCGCGCCGGCGCCCAAGGCGAGCGACAGCAACGCGTTCCAGCCGGCCATGGAAATTTGCCACAGCGACCAGGCCACCTCGTCACAGCGCACGCGAGGCGCGGCGAGTAGACTGGCGCGCAGCTCTTCGATGGTATCTCCCTTGACCGGCGCGGCACAGCTGCTCTCCCACCAGCTCTGCTCGACCCCGACTTGGTACCCAGCGATGGCTGCTCCGACGAGCATCGCCAGCGCCGCAGCCATCGAAAGCGGCACCGAAATGCTAGCCTGCCGCTTGAAATAAAGCGCCGGCGAGGCGATCGCCAAGACGGCCATATGAGCATAGCGCTGATACCAGCAAAGTTCGCACGGGGCGAGGCCACCAACATGCTCGAACAGGAAAGCGGTGAGCAGGACGGCACCGCTGACGGCAACCAGCGCCAACGCCGGCAGCCAAGGTTTGTCAAACAGCGTCATCGCCAGAATATGCGCATCATACCAGGAGCTTGACCAGCAGGAACGCGCCGACCAGCATGACGAAGAACAGCAGTGCCAATTTTCCCAGATGGCGTTCGATGAATTCGCGCACCGGCTCTCCGAAGCGCCACAACAGCGCGGCTTCGATGTAAAAGCGCAAGCCACGGGAAACGACCGAGGCGAGAATGAAGATACCGATATCGAGCCGCGTGACGCCGCTGGCGATAGTGATCACCTTATAGGGCAGCGGTGTAAATCCGCCGGCGCCGACAATCCACCCGCCCCACTCGTTGTAATAGTCTTGAAACTGGCTGAACTTTTCTTCGGAACCATAAAATTCCAGCAGCGGCTGGCCAACGGCTTCGAACAGCCAAAACCCGATGGCATAGCCGAGCAAACCGCCCAACACCGAGGCCAAGGTGCATACCCCGGCGATGCGCCAGGCGCGGCGGCGGTTGGCCAGGACCATTGGGACCAACAGGATATCCGGCGGAATGGGAAAAAAAGCGCTCTCCGCGAACGAGACCCCCGCTAACCACCAGATGGCGTGGCGCTTGCCAGCCAGCGCCATTACCCAATCGTATAGTTTTCTCAGCATCCGCCGAATATACCCGCCATTTGTGTGGCGCAATTGACGTGCCAGAGGGGAGCCGCAAAATCAAGCGTGCGAAGCGACGGTCGACGCGACATATTCTATACTGGCGTCGCTTCAAGCTGGCTTGGCACGGCCACAGGCTTTGGCCTATAACGTTAAACTCAGTTCGAATGGAACTGCTTGCCTCTGTGGCGGAACTGGTAGACGCGACAGACTCAAAATCTGTTATCCGTGAGGGTGTGGGGGTTCGAGTCCCTCCAGAGGCACCAATTTTGTTCGCTGGGTCGGGCGTATGCGTCGCGTTGGGGCAATTTATGCTGGTGCTCGGATGCGCTCGGGGGTGGCTCTCCTACCCGCTAGCGGCACTTCCCCTTATTGCTACAATGGCTCAACAATAAGGACCGGCATATGCAATACCTGTTGAGGGCGGCTCTTCTTTCCCTGGTTCTCGTGCTCGCCGCGCCGGTGACGGCAGCTGACATGGCGGCCGGACAGGAGGCTTATCAGCGCGAAGACTATACGGCTGCGCTCAGCGAATGGCAGCCACTTGCCGAACGCGGCAACGCCGAAGCGCAGACCAACCTCGGCGTCCTGCATTATCACGGCCAAGGCGTGGCGCGCGATCGTGTGGAGGCCGCAAAGTGGTATCTCAAGGCCGCCAACCAGGGTCATGCCCAGGCCCAGACCAACCTCGGCGTGATGTACTACCATGGCCAAGGCGTAGCGCAGGACTTTGCCGAGGCTGCGAATTGGTATCGCAAGGCCGGCGAACAGGGCGTCACATTTGCCCAGACCAGACTGGGCTATATGTACGCCGAAGGCCGCGGTGTTGCGGGTGACGATGCCGCAGCAGCGACCTGGTACCGCCGGGCCGCCGATCAAGGCCACGCCCAGGCTCAGACCGATCTAGGCGATCTCTACCTCCAGGGACGTGGCGTGGCCGAGGACCATGGCGAGGCGCTGGCATGGTATCGTCGTGCCGCTGATCAGGGCTATGCCGAAGCGCTATTCCAGCTCGGCTACATGTATCAAGAAGGCCTGGGCGTGTCCCAGGACCATGGCCAATCGTTGAAATGGTACCGCAAGGCTGCCGATCAGGGGCGCGCCGGGGCGCAAGCGATGCTCGGCGTTATCTATGCCAACGGTTTAGGCGTGACCGCAGACTATGTTCAAGCCCATATGTGGTGGAGTCTCGCGGCCAGCCAAGGTCACGACGGGGCACTCAAAAACCGCGACACTGTGGCCGGCGTCATGACCTCCGCGGAGCTTGACGAAGCCAAGAAACTCGCGCGCGACTGGGGGCCAGAGACGGCCACGATCAGGGTTGCTTCGGCGTCAGCGGCGGAGGATTTCGCGGCTGGATTGGAAGCGTACAAGAGTGGCGACTACGCGGCGGCGCTGGATAAATTTCAGCCCCTGGCGGGGGACGGCCATGCAGAGGCCCAGTTCAATCTCGGACTGATGTATGTGAACGGTCAAGGCGTGACGCAAGACCATAGCAAGGCGGTGAAATGGTATCGCGAGGCCGCCCAACAGGAACTTGCCGGCGCCCAATATAATCTCGGCCTCATGTATGGCCTCGGCCACGGCGTAGAGCAGGATTTCATTCTTGCCCATGTGTGGTGGACCCTTGCCGCCCGCAAGGGTCACGCCGGTGCGGTCAAGAACCGCGGCATTGTGGAAGGCGGCATGTCCGATGCGCAGCTGGCGCAAGCACAAAAACTGGTGCGCGAATGGAAGACGAAATGACGCAGGAAATTGGCTGATGGTATTTACGGAACAGGATATCGAATTCGAAGGAACGTCGGTCCATTTTTGGGAAGGCGGTTCAGGATTTCCGATCCTGATGCTGCACGGCTCCGGGCCGGGCGCCGGGACGATGGGCAATTGGCGCTTTGTGCTTGAGCCGCTCGCGGCGTCGTATCATATCCTCGCCACCGATCTCATTGGCTTCGGCGAATCGGGACGCAAACAGGAAGAACCCTATTTCGATATCGGCCTGTGGCGCCGCCAAGCGCAGTTCATGCTCGATCGTTTGCTCCCAGGGCCTGCTGGCACACGGGGGGGGCCGGTCGGTATTATCGGCCATTCGCTGTCGGCATCGTTGGCGCTGGGTCTCGCCGCCGCCAATGAGCGGGTGACCAAAGTGCTGACCACCGGCGCGATGGGCGGGCATTTTGAGGTCAACGAATCGACCAATCTGTGCTGGACCTTCCCCGAGACGCGCGCGAACTTGCGCGAAGCGGTCGAATGCCTGGTCTATGACCGCTCCGTGGTGACCGACGCGCTGTTGGACAGCCGCATGGAAATTCTCCATGACGGCGAATACGGACCTTATTTCCGTTCCATGTTCGCCGGCGGCAAACAACAATATGTCGATGCTGCGGTGCTGCCGACGGACATGCTGAACGCACTCACCTGCGATGTGGTGATGATGCATGGACGCGACGACCGGCCCTTTCCCTACGCGGAAAACAGCCTCGCGCTGAGCGCCGCCATTTCCCATGCCGACGTGATTTTAGTTGGCCGCTGCGGCCATTCGCCGGCGTTGGAACATCCGCAAAAACTTCTAAGCGCGGCGAAACTGCTATTCGGCTGAGGCCGCGGCGGAGAAGGCGGCGCCCTATATATTGCGCTGGGGCTTCAATCGCCGCTACAGTCTAGCGAGCAAAGAATTGGGACGGTCCGGCTTCGAGGCGGGACGTCAAAGGAGTCCACGTCATGGCAAGACATATCAGCTGCGGGAAACTGTTCACCGGTCTCGGCGATGGCGCCGAAGCGGAGCAAACCCTAGTTCTCGACGGCGATACCATTCGCTATGTCGGCCCCAGCGCGGGCGCGCCGGCGCCGGCGCCGGGCGACGAGATGATTGATCATTCAAATCATTTCGTGCTGCCCGGCCTGATCGACATGCATGTTCATCTGTCTTATGGCAACGCCAAGTCGGAAGAGGATATCGATCTCTACGCATCGGTTGAGTTTCGCGCGCTGCGCGGGCTGGAAGCGGCGCAGCGGGTGCTGGCGGCAGGCTTCACCACGATTGCCGATCCCACCACCACCGGGCGCGTCAGCCTGGCGATCCGCGACGCCATCGATGCCGGCTTGTTCGCCGGCCCGCGCATCTCGTCCTCGGGCCGGCAAATCACCAACCGCCAGGGCTTGTCGGACTGGTACCCGAGCTGGGTCGGCGTGCCGGAAACCTCGATCGGCGTGTTGTGCCGCGACGCAGCGGAGGGCATTGCGGAGATCCGGCTGGAAGTCAAAGACGGGGTCGACTTTATCAAGATCGCGATCGACGGCGATTCGATGAACCCGTCTTCAAACGTGTTGGTCGCGGGTTACGACCAGGACGAGATGACAGCGATGGTGCGCGAGGCGCATCGCCTCGGCAAGAAAGTGGTGGTGCATGCGCGCGGCGCCGAGGGTGTGCTCTATTCGGCACGCGCCAAAGCGGATGTGATCTTCCATGCCGCTTGGATGGATGATGCCGGGCTCGAGGCGGTGATCGAGAATGGCTGCGCGTTGTGTCCGAGTCTAAGCCTGGTGGTCAACGATATCGATTTCACCCGGCCCGGCGACGGCTGCTATCCGGCGTTTCCCGAAGCGCATCAGCGCGAGCTTGATCGCGCCCGCGAAAGCCTGCCCAAGGCGCGCCAGGCGGGCGTGAAATTCATGCTCGGCAGCGATGCCGGATTTGCAGTAACGCCTTACGGCGAATGGCACGCGCGCGAGCTTGAGCATTATGTCAAATATCTCGGGTTTAGCCCGGCTGAAGCGATCAAATGCGCGACCGTCAACAATGGCGATTTCGTCCGTGAAAATGGAAAAGTAGGCGCGCTCGAAGTTGGACGATTGGCGGATATTCTGATCATCGACGGCGATCCGCTTGCCGATATCTCGGTGCTGCAAGACCGCGCGCGCATCCGCGAGATCATTCAGGGTGGCGAGACGGTGAATATCGAGATCAACAAGAACACCAGGCGCCTGCGGTCCGAGTTTTCCTACGACATGTGGAGCGATGTCTATACCCAAGCGCGCATCGAAGAGATCGGTATGGCGCGCGGCGTCGCCCAACGCGCGGCCGAGTAAGACGCGCGAGCCGCCAAGCCGTGCAAGCCGACAACGAATAGCCCGCGGGATGTCAAAGCCATCCATTACGCCGCCCGAATTGCGCGACCGTATCGAGGCGCTGGTCCCGGTGCTGCGCGAGCGCGCACCCGCCGCCGAGACATTGCGCCGCCTGCCTGACGAGACCGTCCGCGACCTGGTGGAACTGGGATTGATCCGCGCGACCTTGCCAAGCCGGCTCGGCGGCGCGGAAATCGATTACCGCACCATGATGGAACTTGTCGCCACCTTGGCGCATGGCTGCGGCTCGACCGCCTGGGTCGCGTGTAACTTCATGAGCTGCACCTTCCTGCTCGCGCTGTGGCCGCGCGAAGCGCAGGACGAAGTTTGGAACGAATCGCTCGACGCCATTCTCACTGGGACGTTGGTATTTCCCGCCGGCCGCGCCAAGCGCGTCGAGGGTGGCTA
The genomic region above belongs to Pseudomonadota bacterium and contains:
- a CDS encoding HNH endonuclease, whose translation is MKGVSVSTPLESCHALVLNADYRPLSYFPLSLWPWQYAVKAAFLERVNIVSEYDVAVHSPSCEIRLPSVIALKQYVPLARRPAFTRFNVFLRDRFSCQYCNRRFAVEDLTFDHVVPRSRGGHTSWDNVVAACSICNLAKGNRMPNECGLHPHYAPRPPTTHDLHEAGREFPPRFLHQSWRDYLYWDSELEEH
- a CDS encoding cysteine hydrolase — translated: MCSSDKKDPELKDEGISRRKVLTGGVAVAAATGALAAGSIAPTSAHAAGDPYAPPDNPALPPSDMKLDLPRTALVITDPQIDFLSPDGVTWGVVGESVTEHNTVANIDRLFAAAKAANLTVAVSPHYYYPTDKGWRFEGALEKLMHAIGMFDRPSQYTMDGFENSGADFMPQYKKYIDDGKTIVTSPHKMYGPEANDLVLQLRKNHVDQIILAGMSANLCTESHLRELLEQGFEVAVVKDATAAAKLPEGDGYLAAITNFRYIANAVWSTEEAVARMAGAA
- a CDS encoding CaiB/BaiF CoA-transferase family protein; protein product: MSNSFSSSARTGPLSGLRVLDMSRVLAGPWSGQLLADFGADVVKVERPDVGDDTRGWGPPYLKDAAGNETGEAAYYMSANRAKRSLTLDISKPEGQETCAALAGRADILLENYKAGGLAKYGLDYNSLKASNPRLIYCSITGFGQTGPYAARAGYDMIIQGAGGFMSLTGERDDLPGGGPQKGGVAVADLMTGMYATVAVLAALAWREKSGAGQYIDLALLDTQVAWLANQAMNYLVGGDVPRRAGNAHQNIVPYGVFPARDGHMILGIGNNSQLAKFLEVAGRAELMQDERFKTNTLRVQHREAVVAIVGGITAMRDLDDWLAELQPAGVPCGPINTLDRVFDDPQIKARGMRVKIPHALGVDVEYAGNPIRFSASPVDYPRAAPLLGEHTDEVLEEWLGLDDTAIAALRQSGAV
- a CDS encoding tetratricopeptide repeat protein, yielding MQYLLRAALLSLVLVLAAPVTAADMAAGQEAYQREDYTAALSEWQPLAERGNAEAQTNLGVLHYHGQGVARDRVEAAKWYLKAANQGHAQAQTNLGVMYYHGQGVAQDFAEAANWYRKAGEQGVTFAQTRLGYMYAEGRGVAGDDAAAATWYRRAADQGHAQAQTDLGDLYLQGRGVAEDHGEALAWYRRAADQGYAEALFQLGYMYQEGLGVSQDHGQSLKWYRKAADQGRAGAQAMLGVIYANGLGVTADYVQAHMWWSLAASQGHDGALKNRDTVAGVMTSAELDEAKKLARDWGPETATIRVASASAAEDFAAGLEAYKSGDYAAALDKFQPLAGDGHAEAQFNLGLMYVNGQGVTQDHSKAVKWYREAAQQELAGAQYNLGLMYGLGHGVEQDFILAHVWWTLAARKGHAGAVKNRGIVEGGMSDAQLAQAQKLVREWKTK
- a CDS encoding demethoxyubiquinone hydroxylase family protein; its protein translation is MTDDAERVPEQAAEQAVERASRPARTGDDRLPGDLGPEQTIERILRVDHAGEYGAARIYEGQLAVLGRDAVAPVIREMADAERKHLETFDRLLRERRVRPTLLAPFWHAAGFALGAGSALLGPRAAMACTAAVEEVIEEHYAAQVDKLGDDEKELRETLIEFGAEESRHKEIGLAHEAEMAPGFEPLSAAVKRGTRLAIWLSERI
- a CDS encoding DedA family protein, with product MLRKLYDWVMALAGKRHAIWWLAGVSFAESAFFPIPPDILLVPMVLANRRRAWRIAGVCTLASVLGGLLGYAIGFWLFEAVGQPLLEFYGSEEKFSQFQDYYNEWGGWIVGAGGFTPLPYKVITIASGVTRLDIGIFILASVVSRGLRFYIEAALLWRFGEPVREFIERHLGKLALLFFVMLVGAFLLVKLLV
- the gluQRS gene encoding tRNA glutamyl-Q(34) synthetase GluQRS — protein: MPPVTRFAPSPSGYLHLGHAYSALIAATAAEGPGGRFLLRIEDIDVARCRPQFEDAIREDLAWLGLAWEQPVRRQSEHLADYRKALETLEAEGLIYPCFCSRRDIRAEIARAGAAPHGPEGPIYPGTCRALSAAVRAERMAAGVPHALRLDMASAVAAAGALTWHEQGRGDIAADPAPLGDVVLARKDTPNSYHLAVTLDDHLQGVTLVTRGEDLFGATHIHRLLQALLGLDTPEYSHHALLRDASGRRFAKRDRALTLQELRAAGHTPDRLREMLDAPAELSAFLNAL
- a CDS encoding amidohydrolase family protein, with product MARHISCGKLFTGLGDGAEAEQTLVLDGDTIRYVGPSAGAPAPAPGDEMIDHSNHFVLPGLIDMHVHLSYGNAKSEEDIDLYASVEFRALRGLEAAQRVLAAGFTTIADPTTTGRVSLAIRDAIDAGLFAGPRISSSGRQITNRQGLSDWYPSWVGVPETSIGVLCRDAAEGIAEIRLEVKDGVDFIKIAIDGDSMNPSSNVLVAGYDQDEMTAMVREAHRLGKKVVVHARGAEGVLYSARAKADVIFHAAWMDDAGLEAVIENGCALCPSLSLVVNDIDFTRPGDGCYPAFPEAHQRELDRARESLPKARQAGVKFMLGSDAGFAVTPYGEWHARELEHYVKYLGFSPAEAIKCATVNNGDFVRENGKVGALEVGRLADILIIDGDPLADISVLQDRARIREIIQGGETVNIEINKNTRRLRSEFSYDMWSDVYTQARIEEIGMARGVAQRAAE
- a CDS encoding disulfide bond formation protein B, with the protein product MTLFDKPWLPALALVAVSGAVLLTAFLFEHVGGLAPCELCWYQRYAHMAVLAIASPALYFKRQASISVPLSMAAALAMLVGAAIAGYQVGVEQSWWESSCAAPVKGDTIEELRASLLAAPRVRCDEVAWSLWQISMAGWNALLSLALGAGALYAAFMMERAK
- a CDS encoding alpha/beta hydrolase; its protein translation is MVFTEQDIEFEGTSVHFWEGGSGFPILMLHGSGPGAGTMGNWRFVLEPLAASYHILATDLIGFGESGRKQEEPYFDIGLWRRQAQFMLDRLLPGPAGTRGGPVGIIGHSLSASLALGLAAANERVTKVLTTGAMGGHFEVNESTNLCWTFPETRANLREAVECLVYDRSVVTDALLDSRMEILHDGEYGPYFRSMFAGGKQQYVDAAVLPTDMLNALTCDVVMMHGRDDRPFPYAENSLALSAAISHADVILVGRCGHSPALEHPQKLLSAAKLLFG